The proteins below are encoded in one region of Rhizobium sp. 9140:
- a CDS encoding glutamine synthetase family protein — MPAKKTIANTTTKSGKSNKIPSALQAPRGVKTWKEAADWLKVRGIEDVECITPDIAGVPRGKMMPSSKFTSNTSLALPSAIYRHTISGEYPEETGDFRYDSRDSDIKLVPDLSTLSIVPWETDPTAQVICDIAGSKGENVPYTPRNVLKHVLELYRLKGWKPVVAPEIEFYLVAKNDDPDYPLHPPKGRSGRSIQGGQAYSIAGVNEFDELIDDIYHFSEKQGLEIDTLIHEEGPAQLEINLRHGDPIELADQVFLFKRTIREAALKHGIYATFMAKPMQSQAGSAMHIHQSIVEVNTGRNLFSNADGTPSKEFFHFIGGMQTYIPKALSMMAPYVNSYRRLTPDMSAPVNNAWGYDNRTTAFRVPDSEPAARRVENRLPSSDANPYLALAASLGCGYLGLTQALEPTAPAEDSVNTKAIELPRGLLEAVAALEAEPAFHDVFSAEFIAIYAGVKRGEFETFMQVISPWEREYLLLNV, encoded by the coding sequence ATGCCTGCGAAGAAAACCATCGCCAACACGACGACAAAATCCGGCAAAAGCAACAAGATCCCGTCCGCCCTTCAGGCGCCGCGCGGGGTAAAAACCTGGAAGGAAGCCGCAGACTGGCTGAAGGTTCGGGGCATCGAAGACGTGGAGTGCATCACACCCGACATTGCCGGTGTTCCCCGCGGCAAGATGATGCCGTCCTCGAAGTTCACCTCCAATACCTCGCTCGCTTTGCCCTCCGCCATCTACCGGCATACGATTTCCGGCGAGTACCCCGAGGAAACGGGCGACTTCCGCTATGACAGCCGCGACAGCGACATCAAACTCGTGCCGGACCTCTCCACGCTCTCCATCGTCCCCTGGGAGACCGACCCGACCGCGCAGGTGATCTGCGACATCGCCGGCTCCAAGGGCGAGAACGTACCCTACACGCCGCGCAACGTGCTGAAGCACGTCTTGGAGCTCTACCGGCTGAAGGGCTGGAAGCCGGTTGTCGCGCCCGAAATCGAGTTCTATCTCGTGGCCAAGAACGACGATCCGGACTATCCGCTGCATCCGCCGAAGGGACGCTCCGGCCGGTCGATCCAGGGCGGACAGGCCTACTCGATCGCGGGCGTCAACGAATTTGATGAACTGATCGACGACATCTACCACTTCTCGGAGAAGCAGGGCCTGGAGATCGACACGCTGATCCACGAAGAGGGGCCGGCGCAGCTCGAGATCAACCTGCGGCATGGCGACCCGATCGAGCTGGCCGACCAGGTGTTTCTCTTCAAGCGCACGATCCGCGAAGCTGCGCTGAAGCACGGGATCTACGCGACCTTCATGGCAAAGCCGATGCAGAGCCAGGCGGGCTCGGCCATGCACATCCATCAGTCGATCGTTGAGGTGAATACAGGCCGCAACCTGTTCTCAAACGCGGACGGCACGCCCTCCAAGGAGTTCTTCCACTTCATCGGAGGTATGCAGACCTATATTCCGAAGGCGCTGTCGATGATGGCGCCCTACGTGAACTCCTATCGCCGGCTGACGCCGGACATGTCGGCACCGGTCAACAATGCCTGGGGCTACGATAATCGGACGACAGCGTTTCGTGTGCCGGATTCCGAACCGGCCGCGCGACGCGTGGAAAACCGGCTGCCGAGTTCGGACGCGAACCCCTATCTCGCGCTCGCAGCCTCGCTCGGCTGCGGCTATCTCGGTCTGACGCAGGCACTGGAGCCGACGGCACCGGCCGAGGACAGCGTCAACACCAAGGCAATCGAACTGCCGCGCGGACTGCTGGAAGCGGTTGCGGCGCTCGAGGCCGAGCCCGCGTTTCACGACGTGTTCTCGGCCGAATTCATCGCCATTTATGCCGGCGTGAAGCGCGGGGAGTTCGAGACGTTCATGCAGGTGATCAGCCCCTGGGAGCGGGAATATCTGCTTCTCAACGTGTGA